The genomic DNA AACGCGGGCCGCTTCAAATGGCCCAAGTTCAAGGAGAAGAGCTGGAAGATGCTGCGCCTCGACGCTCCGCTGGCACAGCTCTCGGAATACAAGAAGGCCGAGTGCGAGTTCTGGTCCTCGAGGTACGAGGCAGGCACGCTCTGAGCGCGGCTTGAGAGGACTACTTCGATTCGCGCTCGGGCGCGGTAAGGCAGGTCGTCGCCGTCGGCGCGACCTTCCACCCGCCCAGGCGCGAATCCTTCGCCGTCGCCGACAGGCACCCGCTGATTTCCATCGCAGTCTTTGCAACGTCGAGCTTGCTCGCATCCGGCGCGAGCCGGTTCTTCGCGAGCGCGACGGCAACCTCGGAACGCTCGGCCGCACTGGCAGCGGTCCATTCGGCCAGCGTCGAATCACCAGTGAGCGTCGTGGACCCGGCGTGCGCAGCACCTGCGCACGCAAGCAGCGTCAACGACATGAGCGCGAGGTTACTGGTCTTCACTCAGCGATCCGGCTTTCCAGTTGAACGGGCCGCTCGCGGTGTGCGTCGAGCCGCCGCTGACGGCGGAATGGGTTCCCGTCGCCTTGTTCGTGAAACCGCCGGTGACTGACGACCACTGACCGCTCGCAAGCGCGCCCTGTCCGCCGCTGACGGCCGCGAACGTATTGCTCGCGGTGTTCTCGCATCCGCCGGACACGGTGGAATTGATGCCGCTCGCGGTGTTGCCGAAGCCGGCGCCGACGCTTGCATACTGGCCGCTCGCAACGTTCTGCGAGCCCCCGCAGACCGCAGAGTTCAGGCCCGAGGCGACGTTGTCCTTGCCTCCGAGCACGCACGCGGCGCGGTTGGAGATCGTGTTGCGTTCGCCGGCCACGATGCCGCCAAAGCTCGTGTACTCGTGCTGCTCGCCGACGACGAGATTGTGCGAACCGGTGTGATCCTGGCCCGACGACGCCTCGTTGTATCCGACGACGAGATTGCCGAGTCCGTTGGTGGTGCCGCCGGTCGAGCCGCTTCCGTCGACGACCTGTACGTTGACACCCGAGAACACGATCGTGTCGGTGGCTCGCGAAACTCCGGCGAGAAGCGCCTGCAGGTCGCCGACCACGTCCTGCAGCTCGGCAAGACTCGCCTGTGTGCTGGCGAGCGTTTCCTCGAGCTCCTGGACGCGCGGCTCGAGCGTCGCACACTCGCCTCCGCAGACGAGACTGACGGGCTGTCCGACGGCAAACTTGAGGACGCTCAGCGCGTCCGCGGTCGTCACCGTATTGGTCTCGTTGACGTCTCCGCAGACCTGGGCCCCGGCCGATGGGCCAAATGCAACGACGGCCAGAATCGCGAGCAGCGACAAACCCCGATTTCCCATTCCGTATCTCCCGTACGCACTGCGTGGCAGTGAAGTGTCAGTTGTTCTACCCGAAGATCGCCGGACTTCCCACAGGCGTTCGCGTGCCGGTCCATGGATCGACTGAGCCCGGCTTTCATGATTCTGTCGCGCACTGCGATGACAACGAACCTTACCGAACGGCCCGGCCGGATTTTCGTCGACCCGACGGCGTATGCCGACGAGAAACGCTGGCACGAAGCGGCGGCGCGGATTCGCCGCGAAGATCCCGTGCACCGCGTCGAGGAGCCGGGCTTCGATCCGTTCTGGGCGGTCACCCGTCACGAGCACGTCGCCGAGATCGAGCGCCAGCACGACAAGTTCTGGAACACGATGGAGTCGGTGCTGTTCCCGCGCGTGTCGCTCGAGGAGCGGGCTGCTATCGGCGTCGAGATCAAGACGCTGGTTCACATGGACGGCGCCGAGCACCGCGCGTACCGCGCGGTGACCAACGACTGGTTCAAGCCGGCCAATCTGAAGCGCCTGTTCGAGGAGCGCATCGCCGAGCTCTCGCGCGAGTTCGTCGGCCGCATGGCCGAACGAGGCAGCCGCTGCGACTTCGCACGCGACATTGCGCTGTATTACCCGCTGCGCGTGATCATGAGCATTCTCGGCGTTCCGGACACCGACGAGCCGCGCATGCTGCAGCTCACGCAGCAGCTGTTCGGCAACGAAGACGTCGAATTTGCCGGCGACGACCGCACGCGGGCGCTGATCGAGGCGCTCATGGATTTCGCGACGTACTTCGCAGCGATGACGGCCGACCGCCGCGCGCATCCGACGAGCGACCTCGCGACAACGATCGCCAACGGAAAGATTTCCGGCGAGCCGCTCGGCGAGCTCGAAACGGCCGGCTACTACACGATCGTCGCGACGGCGGGGCACGATACCACGTCGAGCGCGCTCGCGACCGGCCTGCTATTGCTTGCCCGCCACCCCGAGCAGCTGCGCCTGCTGAAAGATGATCCGTCACTCATCGACAATGCGGTCGACGAGATGATCCGCATCGCGACGCCGGTGCGGCACTTCATGCGCTACGCGCAGGTCGACTATGAGCTCGGCGGCAAACCGATCCGCAAGGGCGACGGCCTGCTGATGTCGTACCTGTCGGCGAATCGCGACGAGTCGGTCTTCGAGGATCCGTTCGCATTCGACGTGACGCGAAAGAACGCCGGCGAGCATCTCGCGTTCGGAATCGGAGTGCACTTCTGCCTCGGTGCGCACCTGTCGCGCATGGAGCTTCGCGGATTCCTTCGCGAGCTGCTGCCGCGTCTCGAGTCGGTCGAGCTCGACGGCGATCCGGAGTTCACGCTGGCAACATTCGTCGGCGGGCCGAAGCGGCTGCCGATTCGCTACGTAATGAGCTAAGGCGCGGTCTACCGGCACGGCCGTAAGGAAGGCTCCGTACCAGCGACTACGCTGTCTGCCGGGAGCAGCAGTGCATCGGACGCTCGATGAGCGAAGACCAGGGAATCGCGCATCGCCCGGTTGACGCAGCTCGAGCCGCTCCGATACGTTGCGCCGCATGGGCGGGGCGCGATTCGTTTTTCTCTGTATCTTCACAATCCTCGCCTCTCCGACGTTCGCTCTCGCTGCTCCGTGCGGAGGCGACGTCGATGGAAAGCGCATCGCCTGTCGCTGCGGCGATACGGTCGTCTCCGACACGCGCCTGCTGCCGGACGATCCCGTCGTTACGACGCGCTGCACCCTAGACGGATTGACAATCCGCGCCGCCGCGATGGCCGAATCGATACGGCTCGAGCTCGACGGTCTCGAGCTTCACGGCAGCGGAGTCGGCATCGGCATTCGCGTGGCAGACGGCGGAAGCGACGGCGCGCTGGTGATCGGCTCACCGGCTCCGCGCCACGGCATCGTCACGGGCTTCGGCGTCGGACTCGTGGCGACCGAAGCTGTTGCGCTCGCGCGAGTCAGCCGACTCGACCTGCGCGACAACCGCAATGAAGGTGCGCGCGTTACCATGGCGGGCGCGGTCTTCGAGGATGTCGTCGCCAGCGGAAACGGACGCGACGGACTCCACGTTCGCGGAAACGGCGGGCGTTTGTCGGGAGTGGCAAGTTTCGAAAACGGCGAAAACGGGATTCGTATCTTCAGCAACAATGCTGCGGTCGACGCTGCTGCCGACAGGAATGCCCGCAGCGGCCTGATCGTGGACGGCGAGGGCAACGACCTCGACGGGGCGCAGGCGGTCGGCAACGGCCGCGACGGGATCGTCGTACGCGGAAGCGGCGGCACATGGGAGATCGTGAAATCGCAGAGCAATGCCCGCGACGACCTGCGCGTCAACGGGCGACCCCCGCAAAGTGCGGAGGGTGGACGATGATCACGACCGCTTCGACATTCGGTCGTGTCGCGATCGCGGCGGCTGCGAAATGTGGCCTGATCACGGCGGTCGTGCTGGCGAGCAGCATCACGGCCGCCGCTGCCGTCGCGGTTACTGCCGATGACATCTGTCCGCCGGCGAGCGACCCGTGCATCGTCTCCACCGTCGTACAGGTCGACGCGGACTTCCCCCTGGACTTTGGACTTCGCACCGTGCGCGTAGCGAGCGGCGGACGTTTCGAGGGCACTCTCGATCTTCTGTGCGGGGCGTTCGAAACCGATGGTCCCGGGCTGTGGCTGAAGCTCGGTCCGAACGGCACGCCCGAGTTTGCGACCATAACGGCGCGCCGGAGCTGTTCGGCAAACCCGTCGCTGCCGTGTCTCGACGACTCGGTGTGCGCGGGTGCAAGCGCCGGCGTCTGTTCCGAAGGGGACGGAGGAATGCGGCTTGCGGGCGACGTCGATGGCAACTCCTCGACCATCACCCTGCGCGCTGTCGGCGACGTGAGTGTCGAGGGTCGGTTCGACGCATCCGGCAACTCACTCATGACCGACGGCGGCAGTGTCGAGATCGACTCGACCCAGGGATCGATCGAGGTGAACGCCGACATCGACGTCGACGCAGGAGTCGACCATGACTACGGCGGCACCATTGTCGGCCGCGGCGGGCAGGTGCAGCTGGACGCGGCCGTCGATGTCACGGTGCGCCGTCCGATCCGCGCCACGGGCGGGGCCGCCTACGTCGATATGAGCGCCGGACGCGACATTGCGATCGGCTCCTCGATCCTCACACAAGGTGTCGCGCAGGACGCGAGTATCGGCGGAACCATCGATCTCGCGGCTGGTCGCGATCTTCTCGTGGTGCGCATCCCCGGCGAGAGTGCCGTGATGAACATCAACGGCGGCCATGAGACCTATTACGGAAGCACCGCCGGCTATCCCGGAGGGTACGGCTTCCTCAATGCCGGCGGCGACATCGTCGTTGGCGAGCGCGTACGGATGCTGGGCGACAGCGGCATCAGCCATTACGCCGACGACGCGCCGTTCGCCGGCGACTGGTACTTCGAGAGCGGCGAGGACACGTCGTTCTCCGGCTTCCTTACCTCCAGGGGAAAGGGCTTTTTCGGTGCAGCGTTTCACGGAGTTTCCTTCGCTGCCGGAGGCTCGATCACGATCGGCAGGAGAGCGAGGATCACCACGGCATCCGCACACTCCGCCATCGTCTCGTTCGAGGCATCGGAAGCTGGTTCGATCACCATCGACGGCCGCATCAACACCCGCGGGCGCGCCCTCTCGTACTACGGCGAAGGATACGGCGGCGGCGGCGATGTGCGCGTCTACGGCGGCAACGTATCGGTCGGCGGACGTATCGAGACCGGTGGGGCCTACGGGGGAGCCACGCTGTTCTTCGACGTCTGCCGGCTGCGCCTCGAGTCCGGTGGCGAGATCAACGGCAGCAAGGGACACCAGGAAGGCTACACCGGGTACAACAAGTTCTGGATTCGCGAGAGCATGACGACGGAGCCTGGCAGCGCGATCCTCGGACGGCCCGCTTCACAGACGTCGATCTATTACCGTGATGCCGCCAAGCCTCCCGTTCTCGACGGCACGGTCAAGCCCGCTCCCGTCCTCGCCGTGTTTCCATTTGACGGCTGCCCGGTCTGCGGAAACTCGGAGATCGACGAGAACGAGACCTGCGACGACGGCAACACCGTCGAGGGCGACGGCTGCAACTCGACGTGTCTGCTCGAGCCGTGAAAGACGAACCGGGCGCCCGTGCTTGACGAAAGCGAATCGCTGCGTCTGGCGCGACCAGCGATCGGTGAGGGGCCTGCAGACGTGATGCTCCCCTCCGTTTCTGGCGGGCGATGATCGGCTGCTTTCGCTTCGCCGTTGCCGTCGGCGCGGCGTTCGCGGCGGCCTGCTCGCCGCCGCCCCTCGCGCCTTTCGCAGCTTGCCGTGACTGCAACATCGTCCTGATCTCGGTGGACACGCTGCGCGCCGACCACGTCGGCGCATACGGCTATTCAAGGCCCACCACGCCCAACATCGACGCGCTCGCGAAGAAGGGTGTCCTGTTCGAGCACGCCGTCGCGCAGTCGTCGTGGACGCGTCCGGCGCACATGTCGATCTTCACGGGGATGTACCCGCGCGAGCACGGCTTCGTCGCGCTGCTCGATTCGCGGCGGCTCGAGCCGGAGGTTCCGACGATCGCATCGGTGCTCGCGTCGAGCGGGTGGGCGACAGCCGGATTTTCCGGCGGCATCAACCTGGCGGCGAGCTTCGGGTTCGGCCAGGGTTTCGACGTGTACCGCAACAACGGCCGCTCGTTCCGCGACAATTTCGAGGACATGCGCTGGTGGCTCGACCACAACGACGGGCGGCGGTTTTTCCTGTTTGCGCACGGCTACGACGCGCACACGCCTTATCACGGCGATGAGATCGACCGGCGCGCGATCGGGCTCACGTCGCCGCCGCCGCGCGGGAGGATGCGGCGAGCGTGCAAGGCCGGCATGCAGAAGATGAGCGCGTTCGTCGACGAGTACGATGCGGCGATCCGGCGCGCCGATCGTTATGTCGGCAAGATCGTCGCGGAGCTCGAGCGTCGCGCGCTGCTGTCGAAGACGATTCTCATCCTCCTGTCCGATCACGGCGAGGAGCTCCTCGAGCATGGCCGCTGTTTCCACATTTCGACGCTCTATCGCGAGGTGCTCGAGGTGCCGCTCATCGTGGTCGCGCCCGGTCTCGAGCCGCGGCGCGTGAAAGAGCCGGTCGCGGCGTCGGTCACGATCGCGCCGACGATCATGGAGCTCGCCGGCATCGGGCAGCATCCGTTCCCGGGATCGTCGCTGGTGCCGCAGGCGCGCGGGGCCGGCGTACGCGCCGCGCCGATCGTGAGCGAGACCGAGCGCGCCGTCTCGAACGGTGGCGACGGTCACGTCGTCGCGCTTTCGAACGACGGCTACAAGCTCATCGAATGGGCTGCGAACAGTCGCCGCACCGCTTTCGACCAGTCTCGCGATCGCCTCGAAGCCGAGCCCATCGCCAGCGGATCCCGCGCAGAGGTCGCTCTGGTGGCAGAGCTCGACCGCTGGTCGGGCCAGCATCCGCCGCGGTTCGGCACGCGAAGGAAACGGCAGTCGCTCGCGAAGCCGTCCGTGCCCGGCGGTCAGCCGCAGCAGGAGGAGCACGGCGAAAAGGACGGCGAGGACGACCCCGCGCTTCGGCGCCGCGAGCAGCAGCTCAAATCGTTCGGCTACGCGAACTGACATTTCTGCATTGCGGCCCTTGGCCGGGCTGTGGCCGCAGGAGTAGCATCGCCGCGTGCACCGTCATGGCATCGTTCTGGTCGCATTCCTTCTTGCGGCGATCCCTGCGTATGCGAAGCCGTGCGGCGACGCGCTCCCCGGAGGTCGCGTTGCTTGCGCTTGCGGCGATACCGTCACGACCGACGCGCGCATTCTTGCGACGGATCCGGTCGCAACGAGCCGCTGCCGCGTCGACGGTCTCATCGTGCGCGCCGCGCGCGAGACGGAAACGATCACGCTCGACCTCGATGGTCGCGAGATCCGCGGCAGCGGCGCAGGTGTCGGCATCCGCGTGATGTACGGCGGGACCGACGGCGCGCAGATCGTAGGCGCGAAGGCGCCGGCGCGCGGAGCCGTCGCAGGCTTTGGAATCGGGCTTACGGCGGCACGACCCGATGCGATCGCGCGCGTGACGCACCTCGAGCTGCGCGACAACCACGACGAAGGCGTGCGCTTGACGATCGCGGGCACCGTATTCGACGATGTCGTCGCCACGCGCAATGGCCGCGACGGCATCAGCGTGCGCGGCAGCGGCGGCCGTTTTGCCGGTGTGCGCGTCAGCGAGAACTCGGAGAACGGCATTCGGCTCTTCACCGACAACGCCGCCGTCAATGTCCATGCGAGCAGCAACGCGATGAGCGGCGTCATCGTGGACGGCACGGACAACGATCTGGAGAAGGTCGAGTCGGTCGGCAACGGCCGCGACGGTGTCGTGACGCGCGGCAGGGGCGGGACCTGGGAAGTCAGTCGCTGCGAAGACAACGCGCGCGACGATTTCCGCGTCAACGGCCGTGTTCCGAAGGGAGCGGAGGGCTCACGATGAAAAAGGCGATGCTGATGTGTCTCTCGATCGTGCTTGCACGCAGCGGGGCGGCCGTCGCGGATCCCGTCCAGTCCGCTGACGACGTCTGCGCGCCGGCCGCCGACCCATGCGTGATCTCGACGACGGTCGAGGTCGACTCGGCATATCCTCTCGATTTCGGCCTGCGGACCGTGCGCGTCTCGTTCAGCGGGGAGCTTCGAGGCTCGCTCGACCTCTCGTGCGGCGCATTCGAAGCCGAACCCGGCAATACGTGGATGACGGTGCTTTCGCCGGACATCGTCGGCGACGTGACGATCACCGCGAGCCGTGGCTGCTCGCTCGACGCCGGCACGCCGTGCCTTACGGACACCGCGTGCAGCGATCTCGGCCTCGGGACGTGCAGCGCCGGCGACGGCGGCATTCGCATCGCGGGAGACTTTACCGGCAACGCATCGGGCCTGATGCTCCGCGCGGCCGGCGACATCGCGCTCGAAGGCAAGATCTCCGCGCCCGGAAAGCCGCCGGTGTCCGATGGCGGCACCATCTACATCGAAAGCACGCTCGGCTCGGTCGAGTCGGCCTCGCTCGTGGACGTCAATGCCGGCATCAACGACTACTACGGTGGCCCCGGCGCCGGCGGATCGGTGACGATCCGCGCCGCAGGCGATGTGACACTGCGCAACCACATCTACGCGACCGGCGGTTACGCGCAGATCGAAGTCGATGCCGGCAACGACATCTTCGTGCTCGCGAACATCTTCGCGCAGGGCAGATACGGCGCGGACAGCCTCGGCGGGACGATCGATCTTGCCGCAGGGCGCGATCTCGAGATCGTTCGCGATCCTGAGCTTTCGCGGCCGGTGCTGAACATGAGCGGCGGCTGGAAGAAAGGCGGTTACTACGGAGTGACGTACGGCGGACCGGGAGGCTACGGATTCCTGCGCGCCGGCGGCGATCTCATCGCGGGAGACAAGGCGTTGCTGTGGGGCGACAGCGGGCAATCCAAGGGCGCCACCGACACGTCGCCGCTCTCCGGCGACTGGTATTTCGAGGCGGGCGACGACATTTCGATGGATTCGACCGTTCTTGCGCGAGCCTGGGGCCGCTACGGGTACAGCCTGCATGGTGTGTCGATGGATGCGGGCGATGCCATTCATCTCGGTCGCC from Candidatus Limnocylindrales bacterium includes the following:
- a CDS encoding cytochrome P450, coding for MTTNLTERPGRIFVDPTAYADEKRWHEAAARIRREDPVHRVEEPGFDPFWAVTRHEHVAEIERQHDKFWNTMESVLFPRVSLEERAAIGVEIKTLVHMDGAEHRAYRAVTNDWFKPANLKRLFEERIAELSREFVGRMAERGSRCDFARDIALYYPLRVIMSILGVPDTDEPRMLQLTQQLFGNEDVEFAGDDRTRALIEALMDFATYFAAMTADRRAHPTSDLATTIANGKISGEPLGELETAGYYTIVATAGHDTTSSALATGLLLLARHPEQLRLLKDDPSLIDNAVDEMIRIATPVRHFMRYAQVDYELGGKPIRKGDGLLMSYLSANRDESVFEDPFAFDVTRKNAGEHLAFGIGVHFCLGAHLSRMELRGFLRELLPRLESVELDGDPEFTLATFVGGPKRLPIRYVMS
- a CDS encoding sulfatase, which translates into the protein MIGCFRFAVAVGAAFAAACSPPPLAPFAACRDCNIVLISVDTLRADHVGAYGYSRPTTPNIDALAKKGVLFEHAVAQSSWTRPAHMSIFTGMYPREHGFVALLDSRRLEPEVPTIASVLASSGWATAGFSGGINLAASFGFGQGFDVYRNNGRSFRDNFEDMRWWLDHNDGRRFFLFAHGYDAHTPYHGDEIDRRAIGLTSPPPRGRMRRACKAGMQKMSAFVDEYDAAIRRADRYVGKIVAELERRALLSKTILILLSDHGEELLEHGRCFHISTLYREVLEVPLIVVAPGLEPRRVKEPVAASVTIAPTIMELAGIGQHPFPGSSLVPQARGAGVRAAPIVSETERAVSNGGDGHVVALSNDGYKLIEWAANSRRTAFDQSRDRLEAEPIASGSRAEVALVAELDRWSGQHPPRFGTRRKRQSLAKPSVPGGQPQQEEHGEKDGEDDPALRRREQQLKSFGYAN
- a CDS encoding right-handed parallel beta-helix repeat-containing protein, translated to MHRHGIVLVAFLLAAIPAYAKPCGDALPGGRVACACGDTVTTDARILATDPVATSRCRVDGLIVRAARETETITLDLDGREIRGSGAGVGIRVMYGGTDGAQIVGAKAPARGAVAGFGIGLTAARPDAIARVTHLELRDNHDEGVRLTIAGTVFDDVVATRNGRDGISVRGSGGRFAGVRVSENSENGIRLFTDNAAVNVHASSNAMSGVIVDGTDNDLEKVESVGNGRDGVVTRGRGGTWEVSRCEDNARDDFRVNGRVPKGAEGSR